The following proteins are co-located in the Deltaproteobacteria bacterium HGW-Deltaproteobacteria-2 genome:
- the typA gene encoding translational GTPase TypA, giving the protein MKKNHLRNIAIISHVDHGKTTLLNAMLKQTGVFRVNQAVEDRVMDSMDLEKERGITITAKNTAVEYNGVKINIVDTPGHADFGGEVERSLNMVDGAILLVDASEGPLPQTRFVLKKALALGLPIILVINKIDRSDARIDEVINETYDLFIDLGAEENQIEFPILYTNAKIGVSHKKLGDDSADLQPLLQTIIEHIPSPRGNDEAITQFLVTNLDYDPYVGQIAIGRLQSGKLEMNTNYSLCTEDKIIPGVKLTALYTFYGLAKKPAQFVESGDIIALSGVENVTIGDTISSFIEPQALPRLQVDEPTVSMMFYVNDSPFGGKEGKYLTSRHLLERLEKEELRNVAIKIKKLDRTDAFEVCGRGELQMAVLIETMRREGYELMVSRPQVITRQQNGKTCEPVERLFLDIPEEFVGKITEKLSIRKGRMESLVNKGSGRVSMEFLIPSRGLIGFRSQFLTDTKGGGVMNSLLEDYAPWFGPIPQRTTGVLVADRSGRVTPYASYAMEDRGEMIVEIGTEVYAGMIVGERNRSSDLNVNIVKEKKLTNMRASTSDATIILRPPRVFSLDQAIEFIAEDELVEVTPKNIRLRKMELDATRRQMKSRKED; this is encoded by the coding sequence TTGAAGAAAAATCATTTACGCAATATTGCCATTATTTCCCACGTTGATCACGGCAAAACCACTCTACTTAACGCCATGCTGAAGCAGACTGGAGTGTTTCGGGTAAATCAGGCTGTCGAAGACCGCGTTATGGATTCGATGGATCTGGAAAAAGAACGCGGCATAACCATCACGGCGAAAAATACAGCGGTGGAGTATAACGGCGTAAAAATTAACATTGTCGATACACCCGGCCATGCCGATTTCGGTGGCGAAGTGGAACGCAGTCTCAATATGGTTGATGGAGCGATATTGCTTGTTGATGCCAGCGAAGGACCTCTGCCGCAAACCAGATTTGTTTTAAAAAAAGCTCTGGCACTGGGTCTGCCGATAATTTTAGTCATCAATAAAATTGATCGAAGTGACGCCCGCATTGACGAAGTTATCAATGAAACTTACGATCTCTTCATTGATTTAGGCGCGGAAGAAAATCAAATTGAATTTCCCATTCTCTATACCAATGCCAAAATCGGAGTCAGTCATAAAAAATTAGGTGATGACAGCGCCGACCTGCAACCTCTGCTTCAAACAATCATTGAACATATACCTTCTCCCCGGGGAAACGATGAAGCCATTACGCAGTTTCTGGTTACCAATCTGGATTATGATCCTTATGTGGGACAAATTGCTATAGGCCGTCTGCAAAGCGGCAAATTGGAAATGAATACCAATTACAGCCTTTGCACCGAAGATAAAATAATTCCAGGCGTCAAACTAACGGCCCTTTATACTTTTTATGGTCTGGCAAAAAAACCTGCCCAGTTCGTTGAGTCCGGCGACATTATCGCTTTATCGGGAGTTGAAAATGTCACCATCGGCGACACCATTTCATCTTTTATCGAACCACAGGCGCTTCCCCGTTTGCAGGTGGACGAACCAACGGTATCCATGATGTTTTACGTCAATGACAGTCCTTTTGGCGGGAAAGAAGGGAAATATCTGACCTCGCGCCACCTGCTGGAACGGCTGGAAAAAGAGGAGCTGAGAAATGTCGCCATTAAAATCAAAAAGCTGGATAGAACCGACGCATTTGAAGTTTGCGGACGCGGTGAACTGCAAATGGCGGTATTGATCGAAACCATGCGCCGCGAAGGCTACGAGCTGATGGTTTCGCGTCCCCAGGTAATTACCCGGCAGCAAAACGGCAAAACCTGTGAACCGGTGGAAAGACTCTTTCTGGATATCCCGGAGGAATTCGTGGGGAAAATTACCGAAAAGTTATCCATCAGAAAAGGACGCATGGAGAGTTTAGTCAACAAAGGATCCGGCAGAGTCAGCATGGAATTTTTAATTCCCTCCCGGGGATTAATCGGTTTTCGCAGTCAGTTTTTGACTGACACCAAAGGCGGTGGTGTAATGAATTCACTGCTCGAAGATTACGCGCCGTGGTTCGGCCCTATCCCGCAAAGAACGACAGGTGTCCTGGTTGCCGACCGTTCCGGCCGCGTTACACCTTATGCCAGCTATGCCATGGAAGACAGGGGCGAAATGATTGTGGAAATCGGAACGGAAGTTTACGCGGGAATGATTGTTGGAGAACGCAACCGCAGCAGTGACCTCAACGTAAATATTGTCAAAGAAAAGAAGCTGACAAACATGCGGGCATCCACATCCGACGCCACAATAATTTTAAGACCACCGCGTGTTTTTTCGCTGGATCAGGCCATCGAATTTATAGCTGAAGATGAGCTTGTGGAAGTAACTCCCAAAAACATCCGCCTGAGAAAAATGGAGTTGGACGCTACCAGGCGCCAAATGAAAAGTCGCAAAGAAGATTAA
- a CDS encoding peptide chain release factor 3: MSKQLQKEIDRRRTFGIISHPDAGKTTLTEKLLLFGGAIQMAGAVKARKASKHALSDWMAIEKDRGISVTSSVMKFEYADCEINLLDTPGHQDFSEDTYRVLTAVDSALMVIDGAKGVETQTQKLMEVCRLRNTPIITFINKLDRDCLPPLDILADIEDKLQIECSPLSWPIGMGKRFKGVYNMYDKKLHLFTPGKSKRSEGGVVINDLSDPLLDELLESQAYELREEVALLEGAANPFDLKEYLKAGQTPVFFGSAINNFGVKELLDAFVEIAPPPVARPTTTREVSPDEDDFSGFVFKIQANMDPAHRDRIAFMRICSGQFQRGMKVIHHRIGKEVSLANATIFMAQDRTNVEEAYPGDIIGIHNHGTIKIGDTFTQKEPLKFTGIPHFAPEHFCRVRLKDPLRMKHLQKGLIQLSEEGAIQVFKPLWGSDNILGAVGALQFDVTMSRLQDEYSVYADYEKTDYAAARWVTCDDAKIMEDFQKKNQTNLALDTEGNLVYLALSEWRLSHTMEEWPKVKFLKTMEKN, translated from the coding sequence TTGAGTAAGCAACTGCAAAAAGAAATCGACCGCCGCCGCACATTCGGCATCATCAGCCATCCTGACGCGGGCAAAACCACGCTCACGGAAAAGCTTTTGCTTTTTGGCGGAGCCATTCAAATGGCCGGAGCGGTCAAAGCACGCAAAGCTTCCAAGCACGCTTTGAGCGACTGGATGGCTATTGAGAAAGACCGCGGCATTTCCGTGACTTCGTCGGTCATGAAATTCGAATACGCGGACTGCGAAATAAATCTTCTGGACACGCCAGGCCATCAGGATTTTTCGGAAGACACTTACCGCGTGCTGACAGCAGTGGATAGCGCGCTCATGGTGATTGACGGCGCCAAAGGCGTGGAAACGCAAACCCAGAAACTTATGGAAGTCTGCCGCTTGCGTAACACTCCGATTATAACTTTTATCAACAAACTTGATCGCGATTGTCTGCCGCCACTGGACATTCTGGCGGATATCGAAGACAAACTGCAGATAGAATGCTCGCCGCTGTCCTGGCCTATAGGAATGGGCAAGCGTTTCAAAGGCGTTTACAATATGTACGATAAAAAACTGCATCTGTTCACGCCGGGGAAATCCAAACGTTCGGAAGGCGGAGTTGTCATCAATGATTTATCCGATCCGCTGCTTGATGAATTACTGGAGAGCCAGGCCTATGAACTGCGCGAAGAAGTCGCTCTTTTGGAAGGAGCGGCCAATCCATTTGATTTAAAAGAATATTTAAAAGCAGGCCAGACACCTGTTTTCTTCGGCAGTGCCATCAATAACTTCGGTGTCAAGGAATTGCTGGACGCCTTCGTGGAAATCGCTCCGCCGCCGGTCGCCCGTCCGACAACAACAAGAGAAGTATCTCCTGACGAAGATGACTTCTCCGGTTTCGTTTTTAAAATTCAGGCCAATATGGATCCGGCGCATCGCGACCGTATAGCCTTCATGCGAATTTGTTCGGGACAATTCCAGCGCGGCATGAAAGTCATTCATCACCGTATCGGCAAGGAAGTATCTCTCGCCAACGCCACAATTTTTATGGCGCAGGACCGCACCAATGTCGAAGAGGCATATCCCGGCGATATTATCGGCATCCACAATCACGGTACGATTAAAATCGGCGACACCTTCACACAGAAAGAACCGCTCAAGTTCACCGGCATTCCGCATTTCGCGCCGGAGCATTTCTGCCGTGTTCGGCTGAAAGACCCTCTGCGCATGAAGCATCTGCAGAAAGGATTGATTCAACTCTCCGAAGAAGGCGCCATTCAGGTTTTCAAACCTCTGTGGGGATCGGACAATATTCTGGGCGCGGTAGGCGCTCTGCAATTTGACGTGACGATGTCACGCCTTCAGGATGAATACAGCGTTTATGCTGATTATGAAAAAACTGATTACGCCGCCGCCCGCTGGGTTACCTGCGACGACGCCAAAATAATGGAAGATTTTCAGAAGAAAAATCAAACCAACCTCGCGCTCGATACTGAAGGAAATCTTGTCTATCTGGCGCTAAGCGAATGGCGCCTTTCGCACACCATGGAAGAGTGGCCGAAAGTTAAATTCCTCAAGACGATGGAAAAGAACTGA